Proteins co-encoded in one Dama dama isolate Ldn47 chromosome 2, ASM3311817v1, whole genome shotgun sequence genomic window:
- the LOC133067105 gene encoding olfactory receptor 10G4-like, with product MTNRSVVTTFILSGLPHAPELDMLLFGIFLVIYVLTVVGNLLILMVITVDPRLHTPMYYFLSNLSFIDIWFSTVTVPKMLMTLVSPEGSAISFPSCVAQLYSFHFLGSTECFLYTIMSYDRFLAISYPLRYASMMSGRKCAILATTTWLSGSLHSAVQTTLTFRLPFCGPNQIQHYFCDAPPILKLASADTAANELVIFVNIGMVASGCFLLIVLSYVSIIHSILKIRTSGGRWRAFQTCACHCTVVLCFFVPCVFIYLRPGSKEAMDRVVAVFYTVLTPLLNPVVYTLRNKEVKKVLLKLKDKVVYSQSK from the coding sequence ATGACAAACAGGAGTGTAGTGACGACGTTCATCCTCTCGGGCCTTCCCCATGCACCAGAGCTGGACATGCTCCTCTTTGGAATCTTCCTGGTGATCTATGTCCTCACTGTGGTGGGGAACCTTCTCATCCTGATGGTGATCACAGTGGATCCCCGcctgcacacccccatgtactactTCCTGAGCAACCTGTCCTTCATTGACATCTGGTTCTCCACGGTCACTGTGCCCAAAATGCTGATGACCCTGGTGTCCCCAGAAGGCAGTGCTATCTCCTTTCCCAGCTGTGTGGCCCAGCTCTACTCCTTCCACTTCCTGGGCAGCACTGAGTGCTTCCTCTACACCATCATGTCCTATGACCGCTTCCTGGCCATCAGTTACCCCCTCAGGTACGCCAGCATGATGAGTGGGAGGAAGTGTGCCATCCTGGCCACaaccacgtggctcagtggttctCTGCACTCTGCTGTCCAGACCACACTGACATTCCGTTTGCCCTTCTGTGGACCCAACCAGATCCAGCATTACTTCTGTGATGCACCGCCCATCCTCAAACTGGCCAGTGCAGACACCGCTGCCAACGAGTTGGTGATCTTTGTCAACATTGGGATGGTGGCCTCAGGCTGCTTTCTCCTGATAGTGCTGTCCTACGTCTCCATCATCCATTCCATCCTGAAGATCCGCACCTCAGGGGGGCGATGGAGAGCCTTCCAGACCTGTGCCTGCCACTGCACTGTGGTTCTTTGCTTCTTTGTTCCTTGTGTTTTCATTTACCTGAGACCAGGCTCCAAGGAGGCTATGGACAGGGTTGTGGCTGTTTTCTACACTGTGCTGACGCCCCTTCTCAACCCTGTGGTCTACACCCTGAGGAACAAGGAAGTGAAGAAAGTTCTGTTGAAACTTAAAGACAAAGTAGTGTATTCACAGAGCAAATAA